A part of Paenibacillus sp. IHBB 10380 genomic DNA contains:
- a CDS encoding SpoVR family protein, with protein sequence MHQDEMAGLERAIAEITEIAVGFGLDFYPMRYEICPADIIYTFGAYGMPTRFSHWSFGKTFHKMKTQYDFGLSKIYELVINSNPCYAFLLDGNSLIQNKLIVAHVLAHCDFFKNNARFSASNRNMLESMSATAERISRYEMEHGTEAVESFIDAVLGIQEHVDPQIIKPQRLDKQRYIERKIREQRDPSRSTAAPHEYDDIWKINEPQESHIKKTLAELPFPPEPEKDVVWFIQEYSEILEEWQRDIMSMLRDEMLYFWPQMETKIMNEGWASYWHQRIIRELDLTSEETIEFAKLNSSVVQPSQQSLNPYYLGLKIFEDIEHRWEHPTKEELEVPGRKPGQGRAKMFEVREFDSDISFLRNYLTKKLTEDLDLYVFEKKGPEWKITDKSWENVRDQMVLSKVNGGSPYLVVKDANYMRTGELVLKHQYEGIELDLKYMERTLPYVYKLWGKSVHLETVVEDKKAIFMYDGTKHHRKFI encoded by the coding sequence ATGCACCAAGATGAGATGGCCGGTCTGGAGCGCGCCATTGCAGAAATTACGGAGATTGCTGTAGGGTTCGGTCTTGATTTTTATCCCATGCGATATGAAATTTGTCCCGCAGACATCATTTACACCTTCGGAGCCTACGGTATGCCAACACGCTTTAGCCACTGGAGCTTCGGTAAAACTTTTCACAAAATGAAGACGCAATATGACTTCGGCCTCAGCAAAATTTATGAGCTCGTTATCAATTCTAATCCCTGCTATGCCTTTCTTTTAGATGGTAACTCTTTGATTCAGAATAAGCTCATTGTCGCTCATGTGCTTGCACACTGCGATTTTTTCAAGAACAACGCCCGCTTCTCGGCTTCTAATCGCAACATGCTAGAGAGTATGTCCGCCACAGCAGAAAGAATTAGTCGTTACGAAATGGAACATGGGACAGAAGCTGTGGAGTCATTCATAGATGCCGTACTTGGCATTCAAGAGCATGTGGATCCACAGATTATTAAACCACAGCGCCTTGATAAACAGCGGTATATAGAAAGAAAAATTCGAGAGCAACGAGATCCCAGTCGGTCTACCGCCGCTCCTCACGAGTACGATGATATATGGAAGATCAATGAGCCTCAAGAATCTCATATCAAAAAAACATTGGCCGAATTACCATTTCCGCCTGAGCCAGAGAAGGATGTCGTCTGGTTCATTCAAGAATACTCGGAAATACTCGAAGAATGGCAACGGGATATCATGAGTATGCTACGTGATGAAATGTTATATTTCTGGCCGCAAATGGAAACGAAAATCATGAATGAAGGCTGGGCTTCCTACTGGCATCAACGTATCATTCGTGAGTTGGATCTTACTAGTGAGGAAACCATTGAGTTCGCCAAGCTCAATTCATCCGTTGTACAGCCTTCACAGCAGAGTCTCAACCCTTATTATCTGGGACTCAAAATATTTGAAGATATCGAACATCGGTGGGAACATCCTACCAAGGAAGAATTAGAGGTACCTGGTCGAAAACCAGGCCAAGGCCGCGCAAAAATGTTCGAGGTTCGTGAATTCGATTCCGATATCTCGTTTTTACGTAACTATTTAACCAAAAAATTAACAGAAGACCTCGATCTATACGTCTTTGAGAAAAAAGGACCTGAATGGAAAATTACAGATAAATCATGGGAGAATGTTCGTGATCAAATGGTATTATCTAAAGTTAACGGGGGAAGTCCTTACCTAGTCGTAAAAGATGCTAATTACATGCGTACAGGGGAATTAGTATTGAAACATCAATATGAAGGTATTGAGCTTGATCTCAAATATATGGAGCGTACACTCCCTTATGTTTATAAACTATGGGGGAAAAGCGTTCACTTAGAGACCGTAGTTGAAGATAAGAAAGCTATCTTCATGTATGACGGTACGAAACATCATCGTAAATTTATATAG
- a CDS encoding PrkA family serine protein kinase, whose protein sequence is MDIFERVAAYRAESGQLEWSGTFKQYIDLLRIDPTPAMTAHARVYEMIEAYGAEVVNGHKRYKFFEQEIFGLDRAVEKLVEEYFHSSARRLDVRKRILLLMGPVSGGKSTLVTLLKRGLERFSKTDKGAVYAIEGCPMHEEPLHLIPLDLRSEVEKELGVRIEGSLCPSCQMRLKTEYGGDIEQVRVNRVIISEEGRIGIGTFSPSDPKSQDIADLTGSIDFSTITEFGSESDPRAYRFDGELNKANRGLMEFQEMLKCDEKFLWNLLSLTQEGNFKAGRFALISADEMIIAHTNESEYKSFISNKKNEALQSRMIVMAIPYNLKVSEEEKIYTKLIEQSDMLHIHIAPHALRSAAIFSILTRLKETKKQGMDLVKKMRMYDGEEVEGYKEADLKEMQNEYLEEGMSGVDPRYVINRISSALIKQDTQCINALDVLRAIKDGLDQHASITKEERDRYLNFIAVARKEYDELAKKEIQRAFVYSYEESAKTLFENYLDNIEAFCNWSKIRDPLTDEEMDPDERLMRSIEEQIGVSENAKKAFREEILIRISAYSRKGKKFEYNNHDRLREAIEKKLFVDLKDIVKITTSTTTPDGNQLKRINEVSKRLIDDHGYCPICANELLRYVGSLLNR, encoded by the coding sequence ATGGATATTTTCGAACGCGTGGCAGCGTATCGGGCAGAGAGCGGACAGTTGGAGTGGAGTGGCACATTTAAGCAATATATTGATTTGCTACGCATTGATCCCACGCCTGCCATGACTGCGCATGCTCGTGTGTATGAAATGATCGAAGCATATGGCGCAGAAGTGGTTAATGGACATAAGCGGTATAAGTTTTTTGAACAGGAGATTTTTGGATTAGATCGAGCGGTAGAGAAACTGGTGGAAGAGTATTTCCATTCCTCAGCAAGGCGGCTAGATGTTCGTAAACGAATATTGCTGCTTATGGGGCCTGTCAGTGGTGGTAAATCGACATTGGTTACACTCTTGAAGCGTGGGCTGGAGAGGTTCTCGAAGACAGATAAGGGTGCCGTCTACGCCATTGAAGGCTGCCCGATGCATGAAGAACCTCTGCATTTGATTCCGCTAGATCTTCGGTCTGAAGTAGAGAAGGAACTTGGAGTTAGAATTGAAGGAAGCCTGTGCCCTTCTTGCCAAATGAGACTGAAGACAGAATATGGTGGAGATATTGAGCAGGTAAGGGTAAACCGTGTAATCATCTCTGAAGAGGGCCGTATAGGGATTGGTACATTCAGTCCTTCTGATCCGAAGTCGCAAGATATTGCTGATCTTACAGGGAGTATAGATTTCTCAACGATTACGGAATTTGGTTCGGAGTCGGACCCACGGGCTTATCGTTTCGACGGTGAGCTGAATAAGGCGAATCGTGGTTTAATGGAGTTCCAAGAAATGCTTAAGTGCGATGAGAAGTTCCTGTGGAATTTGTTATCATTGACACAGGAAGGGAATTTCAAGGCAGGGAGATTTGCGTTAATTTCGGCTGATGAGATGATTATTGCTCACACGAACGAATCAGAGTATAAGTCTTTTATATCCAACAAAAAGAATGAAGCCTTACAGTCACGGATGATCGTTATGGCTATTCCATACAATCTGAAGGTGTCGGAAGAAGAAAAAATTTATACGAAATTAATTGAGCAAAGTGACATGCTGCATATTCACATCGCCCCTCATGCGCTTAGGTCTGCTGCAATATTCTCTATTCTGACAAGACTTAAAGAGACAAAGAAGCAGGGGATGGATCTCGTTAAGAAGATGCGGATGTACGATGGGGAAGAAGTGGAAGGTTACAAAGAGGCGGATCTTAAGGAAATGCAGAATGAGTATCTGGAGGAAGGGATGTCAGGCGTCGACCCCCGCTATGTCATTAACCGGATTTCGAGTGCGCTCATTAAGCAGGATACACAATGCATTAATGCTCTAGATGTATTACGGGCTATCAAAGACGGCTTAGATCAGCATGCTTCCATTACGAAGGAAGAACGAGATCGGTATCTTAATTTTATAGCCGTTGCACGTAAAGAATATGATGAGTTAGCTAAGAAGGAAATACAGCGGGCATTTGTATATTCTTATGAAGAGTCGGCTAAGACTCTATTCGAGAATTATTTGGATAACATAGAAGCATTCTGCAATTGGTCTAAAATTCGTGATCCGCTTACCGACGAAGAGATGGATCCAGATGAAAGACTCATGCGTTCCATAGAAGAACAGATTGGAGTATCTGAGAATGCTAAAAAGGCTTTCCGTGAAGAAATTCTAATTCGCATCTCTGCGTATTCACGTAAAGGGAAGAAATTTGAATACAACAATCACGATAGACTTCGGGAAGCCATCGAGAAGAAGCTTTTTGTAGATCTGAAAGATATCGTTAAGATTACAACGTCAACTACGACACCTGATGGCAATCAGTTGAAACGAATTAATGAGGTCAGTAAGAGACTCATTGATGACCATGGATATTGCCCTATATGTGCTAATGAGTTGCTACGGTATGTGGGTAGTTTGCTTAACAGATAA
- a CDS encoding DUF2161 domain-containing phosphodiesterase, giving the protein MAVKHETELYGPLKTFFEQHGYVIKGEVRHCDLVGVREDMAEPLIVEMKKTFNLSLLLQGIERLKLSSNVYLAVERSRAKRGAVNQRWGDLSSLCQRLGLGLITITFYKTKNPIVEIITQPNASLTYPRSNKRRKSQLIEEFHERSGDYNTGGSNRAKLVTAYREKALRLAHSLRDVDAVGVSPAYLRNLTGLSNASSILQNNYYGWFERISRGRYVLTDVGIAALEQYVDVLEACSTSPILLTEPLTITISESN; this is encoded by the coding sequence ATGGCTGTCAAGCATGAGACCGAGCTGTATGGCCCTTTGAAAACATTTTTTGAGCAGCACGGATATGTCATCAAAGGAGAAGTCCGACACTGTGATCTCGTTGGTGTACGAGAAGATATGGCTGAACCTCTCATCGTAGAAATGAAAAAGACGTTCAACCTCTCGCTGCTGTTGCAAGGGATAGAACGTCTTAAATTAAGTTCAAATGTATACTTGGCCGTGGAACGGAGCCGGGCTAAGCGTGGAGCTGTCAACCAACGTTGGGGTGACCTATCCAGCCTATGTCAGCGACTGGGACTTGGACTCATCACCATAACCTTTTATAAGACGAAAAATCCAATAGTAGAAATCATTACTCAACCCAATGCATCACTAACATATCCACGGAGCAATAAACGACGGAAGTCACAACTCATTGAAGAATTCCATGAACGGAGCGGTGACTACAATACGGGAGGAAGCAATCGCGCCAAATTGGTCACAGCATACCGTGAGAAGGCGCTACGACTCGCCCACTCTTTAAGAGATGTTGATGCCGTTGGAGTCTCTCCAGCTTATTTACGCAATCTCACGGGACTAAGCAATGCCTCCTCCATCCTTCAGAACAACTATTATGGTTGGTTTGAACGAATTTCACGGGGACGCTACGTCCTAACAGACGTTGGAATTGCTGCTTTAGAGCAATACGTAGATGTGTTAGAGGCATGTTCTACAAGCCCTATCCTATTAACGGAACCTCTCACTATAACAATATCCGAGTCCAATTAG
- a CDS encoding aminotransferase-like domain-containing protein — MRYSFASRAEWMMLSPLEYIKSYPRQDSFISFAEELPAEDLFPLTQLKSAAAAVLSSNPMALQYGDPEGYTPLRNWLREEWRLHKDIEVNVSGILLTTGSQQAMDLLSRVYVDPGDAVLVENPTSPGCLRVLRMQGANIIPVEGNEEGILLEHLQQQIESHQPKVLFVAPNFANPTGILWSLERRKEVLELCQKHEILIVEDDSYGDLYFMNEKEAPFAKRYPSLFALDGHGAGGQVLYVGSFSKTVAPGLRTGWAAGNRQLIEVMATAKQLADWQSSNLNQRLLHQLLESTLFDWNKHLALLNREYNIRLKLMAELLKRPAWKGVYYTLPVGGMFLWVQLPAGLQGEALLKCSIGKGVSFLPGRLCYAGKGGMDYIRLNFTHPGRDELWLGMNLISEAINEFTARS, encoded by the coding sequence ATGCGGTACTCTTTTGCTTCGAGAGCGGAATGGATGATGTTATCTCCGCTTGAGTATATCAAGTCATATCCACGGCAGGATTCATTTATATCTTTTGCAGAAGAGCTACCAGCAGAAGACCTGTTTCCGCTTACACAGCTGAAATCAGCTGCAGCTGCTGTTCTATCTAGTAACCCTATGGCTCTACAATATGGTGACCCAGAAGGGTATACCCCACTACGTAATTGGCTTAGAGAAGAATGGAGACTACATAAAGATATAGAGGTAAACGTGAGTGGAATTCTACTTACAACAGGCAGTCAACAGGCAATGGATCTTTTGAGCAGAGTGTATGTTGATCCAGGGGATGCAGTCCTTGTAGAGAATCCTACGTCTCCGGGATGTCTACGAGTATTAAGAATGCAGGGTGCAAATATTATTCCCGTGGAAGGGAACGAAGAAGGGATTCTCCTCGAACATTTACAACAACAGATTGAATCGCATCAACCTAAAGTTCTCTTCGTCGCTCCTAATTTCGCAAATCCAACAGGCATTCTATGGAGTTTAGAAAGACGAAAAGAGGTACTTGAGTTATGCCAGAAGCATGAAATTCTCATTGTGGAAGATGACTCGTATGGTGATCTCTATTTCATGAATGAGAAGGAAGCTCCTTTTGCGAAACGTTATCCTTCTCTCTTCGCCTTGGATGGTCATGGGGCAGGTGGACAAGTGTTATATGTAGGTTCTTTCAGCAAGACAGTAGCCCCTGGACTACGTACGGGCTGGGCGGCGGGTAATCGGCAATTGATTGAAGTTATGGCTACAGCTAAACAACTGGCGGATTGGCAGTCTAGTAATCTGAACCAGAGGCTGTTACATCAATTACTAGAATCGACATTGTTCGACTGGAATAAACATTTAGCTCTTCTAAACCGTGAATATAATATTCGTCTGAAATTGATGGCAGAGCTATTGAAGCGTCCAGCTTGGAAAGGTGTCTATTATACGCTTCCTGTTGGTGGAATGTTTCTATGGGTGCAGCTTCCGGCTGGACTTCAGGGTGAAGCACTGTTGAAGTGTTCCATTGGAAAAGGGGTTAGTTTCTTACCAGGTAGACTCTGCTATGCAGGTAAGGGAGGGATGGATTACATCCGTCTTAATTTCACCCATCCAGGTCGAGATGAGTTATGGCTAGGAATGAATCTAATAAGTGAGGCCATTAATGAATTTACAGCTCGGAGCTAA